The Methylocystis rosea genome includes the window GCGCCACCGCTATGCAGAAGAACCATGTCGGGATGTTTCGCATGGACCTTGTCGAGAGCGTCCCAAATCCGCTGATGATCGTTGCAATCGACGCCGCCCGCGAAAGCGATACGAGGGCCGGGCGGCAAGAGCACTTGCATCTCGGCCAGCTTCTTGGCGTTCAGGAAATCTCGGCTGTCGATTAACGCCGCCGTCAGCGCGCGGTGATTGACCTTCGAGCCCGAGCGCGGACGCCAGACGGACCCCGTCTCGGTGGCATAGAGTTCGGCGAGATGGTCGCGAAAGAATTCGAAGGCGTTGCGCCGTTCGGTCAGCGTCAGGCCTAGCGCGATCAACCGCTCCAGTTCGACCGAGCGGATTTCCGAGCCGTCCTGTTCAGCCTGGGCGCGACGCTGCGCGGTTTCATTGTCGTCGAGCTCGCGGTCGATCCGATCCACCTTGCGATGAAAGAGATTGACGAAGGACCAGAGCAGATCGGGAAAATCGGCTTCGAGCCGGGTGTCGAGAAAGAGACCGGAAAGGGCCTCGACCGCGGCTTCGAGTGCGAGCGATGCGGCGTCAGAAGAGGGTAGGGGACGCGGATCTGGTTCGTCGTCGAGCGGGCGATAGCCGTGCAAGGCGAGTTCATCGAGAAGATGAGGAGAGGGCGACTGGACGTCACGATCCGGCGCACGTGTATCGAAGGGCAAGGAGGCAAATGCATCGTTCATCGCTTGGCGCTTTCACTTGAGGCCGCGCCGATCGCGGCCTGACAGCGATCCCGAGCCGCGGGCGACGCGCGGCGCACCCAAAGGGCGCAACGCAGTGGAGGACGCTTCCCGCCGACTTCTTTGAGGTGCGAGGAATGCCCGAAGCGCCAGCGCAGGGCACGGGAAAGAAGTCGGCGGGGAGGGTTGCGGCAAGCGCGCCGCTTGTGGCGCTATCGCTGCTCTCGCAGGCCGGCGGGCGGCCCTCTAGGAATGCCGAAGCCGAAGAGAATGAATAAACTGCCTCCCGCGCGAACGCCGCGGCGGAGCTCAGGCCCTTCGGAA containing:
- a CDS encoding DUF2493 domain-containing protein; translation: MNDAFASLPFDTRAPDRDVQSPSPHLLDELALHGYRPLDDEPDPRPLPSSDAASLALEAAVEALSGLFLDTRLEADFPDLLWSFVNLFHRKVDRIDRELDDNETAQRRAQAEQDGSEIRSVELERLIALGLTLTERRNAFEFFRDHLAELYATETGSVWRPRSGSKVNHRALTAALIDSRDFLNAKKLAEMQVLLPPGPRIAFAGGVDCNDHQRIWDALDKVHAKHPDMVLLHSGGAKGAERIASCWADHRKVPQVAFKPDWSRHKNAAPFKRNDVMLETLPIGLIVFPGSGIVENLADKARKMGVPVWGLR